The Clostridium cylindrosporum DSM 605 genome includes the window TATTTAAGTTCCCAGTTTTTAACGAGGTACAGGTCCTCGACTCGCTTCCTAAGCTCCTACTACCCCCGTCGAATGCCTTGACGCCCCCATGTATATATGAATCAGCTATGCTGATTACATGCTAAAACTTTTCTCTAAGAGATCTTTCGATATCTCTCTTGGCGTCTTTCTTAGCTAAATCCTGACGTTTGTCGTAAAGCTTCTTACCCTTAGCTACTGCTATCTTAACCTTTACTAGTCCACGCACTTCATATAGTGCTAGTGGTACAAGTGTTAGGCCTTCTTGGGTTAAATTCTGTTCAAGCTTTCTTATTTCACTTTTATGAAGAAGAAGCTTTCTAGTTCTTAATGGGTCTTTATTAAATATATTACCCTTTTCATATGGACTTATGTGTAGGTTATTAAGAAAAACCTCTCCATTCTTCACTGTAGCATAGCTGTCCTTAAGATTGGCTTTGCCAAGTTTCACAGACTTAACTTCAGTTCCAAATAGTTCTATGCCTGCTTCATATGTTTCCTCTATGAAGTATTCATGTCTTGCTTTTCTATTTTCAGCAAGTGTATTACTCTTACCTTTCATTACATCACCTACAATCCTTACGTAGTAACTTATTATAAACTTTTTTTACTCTTTTGTCAATCACCTGTAAGGATTTCAAAAGAATTGAGACTTATTTAATTGGA containing:
- the smpB gene encoding SsrA-binding protein SmpB, with protein sequence MKGKSNTLAENRKARHEYFIEETYEAGIELFGTEVKSVKLGKANLKDSYATVKNGEVFLNNLHISPYEKGNIFNKDPLRTRKLLLHKSEIRKLEQNLTQEGLTLVPLALYEVRGLVKVKIAVAKGKKLYDKRQDLAKKDAKRDIERSLREKF